In Drosophila busckii strain San Diego stock center, stock number 13000-0081.31 chromosome 3R, ASM1175060v1, whole genome shotgun sequence, the sequence CAAAGGTAAAGGTGTGTGTTAGTTAGAATGGAACTACATAAGGTTTAGGacagtttagtttatttggcACTAAGTCAAGGCAAATGTTTtagacaataaataaattaatgtctCTAGTGcgtaagtaaacaaaattatataatacaatatatacttAAAGTACAATATGCACGTACATATATGTGgctacttatatatatatatacatatataggcTTAATCATATCCAATTAAAGAAAGCGATTGCATTTGATTCAATATCAGAACATTGCAAATCACTTTATGCGTCAATGCGTATtccaaatacaataaatataatatagcGACATCTGAACAATTCTCGTTGTACTATGCATGTCAAACTGTATGttgaacaataacaataaagcaaataaacattgGTGTAAAAATCTATAACTTGCATTACATATATTACAAtcaacacaaatacaaatatacttatatacatataactgAATGTATAAATGTCAATTGATGTGCGCGCCACttacacatgcatatgaatataaatatgtttatactAGAAACGAAATATCAACAATTATTacatcaaacaaataaataaaataaaagaactcCGGACGCCTTGCTAACAATGCGCTCTATTCTATATACGTATGTACTACACGtaaattaatatgtaaattaaactgaaataaattcaGATTTATTTTCTGCGTCTATGCCGAGCTGCCTAAATAAGTTATGTActtacttacatatgtattatatacaaggtgtgttaataaataatgaaactaTTATTACATCTCGAGATTAAACAGACCGTTTTAAAAAAACCGCACACTTCAATCTTGAGAGATAAGAATTTTGTGAACACACCTTGTATTCTATATTTAGCTATATTCAActgtttgttaataatattatttattgtataattgGTTGTACTAATTGCTTACGTTTAACATTCATCTCTTGTTAGATTTTAAGCTGAGTTGCCTCTGTCATGGGTTTAATTCAAATGTGttagttttttgttctttttagctactaaataaaactatttacaataatatatacatcAAACATTTAGTAAATTGCATGCTCAtgattaaaaaacaatttatctACTTAGGAAGtggtttgtttatataaaatgtttaatacatgccatttaaataattggcaCAGCTAATTGTGGgagcttaaacaatttaaaaaaaagttgctgatGGTTTATTGTAGAGGCGTAGCTAGGTATGGCCCATACCCGTGCCCACTTCCTCTTCAACATcttgtatataataaaaagtgaactaaaatttttataagtcAAATTGTccgattaaaaaatatgcttaattgtaaaaacaaaagtctatatatatttagaattaaCTATGACTTAGTCATATTTATTTCGTACAGTGTATTGCTACGTTTTGCAACACTGACTATGTAGTGCCAAATAAAAGCTCGCGTGAGCTTATATCAAAATTCCATTTCAATTCGAAATAcgtatttaagttaattttttgtcAATTATGGACTAAGTACTTGAGGAACGGCGACGCGTTCGTAGTTCGCAACCAGATGTGATAGCGTGCGGCAGACAGAACCTAATACAGAGCTAAGCAACAACTAAGCGATTCACTTTTTATTAGACAGAACGCGAGCAAAGTAACTTCAACCCAGTTCCGGAAGCTCAAAGTGCGCGCGCAATCGACGCATACGCGAacgaatttgaattaatttcagAGACACCTGTTGACCCCGCTAGAGACAGTAAAATGGATTTTTTGCTGCGTTTAATTGGGTTCTTGGTAACATGGATTGGCATGACTGTAAATAGATTACTAGATATATTCATGCTTGCGCGCAAGAGTCCGGACTATCCGCCTATAACGAATCCGCTGCTGACCAAATCGGTTATTGAGCTAAGTGCAGCATTGCGACGTGGTCAGGTGAGTAAGGTCAAGGTGAACTCAAGCAGCGTTTATTACTAATTTCTTGGCACGCTATAGCTTACATCAGTTAAGTTGGTTAACGCGTATATAGCACGTGTAATTGAAGTCAATCCCTCGCTGAATGCGGTTATTGAAGAGCGTTATGATGCGGCACTGAAAGAGGCGCAACATGCGGATGAGCTCATAACTAGAGCAAGCACGGAATACGATCGCGTGGCGCTGTTCACACGTTATCCACTGCTGGGCATACCCTTCACCGTCAAGGAATCGTGCGCACTTAAAGGTAAGCTCTGAGTCTCTTTTTTTCACTTGAGCTGTACCAATTACTTTGCTGCAGGTCTCTCCTTTACGGTGGGCAGCGTTCTGCGCAAGGACATGAAAGCGCCTATGGATGGCGAAGTGGTTGCATTAATGCGCGAAGCTGGCGGCATACCCTTGTTAGTCTCTGCCACGCCTGAGTTCTGCATGAGCTTGGAAACCAACACAATTGTCAATGGCCGCTGCGTCAATCCGTATAACTTGGCACGCACCTCAGCGGGCTCGTCCGGGGGCGAAGGCGCCTTAAACGGTTGCGGTGCCACAACGTTTGGCGTGGGCTCTGACATCAGCGGTTCAATACGGTTGCCAGCTATGTTTTGTGGCGTTTTTGGGCACAAGCCCACTGGTGGACTCACCTCAGTCAAAGGTCACTTTCCGTACTCTCTGACGGATCCAAATTTCAACTACTATCTGCAGCTTGGACCCATAACACGCTTTGCACGTGACATGCCGCTACTGCTAGAGATTATGGCGGGCgataaaaagcagcaattaaGAATGAGTGAGCAGGTGCCGCTTAAGGAAATCAAAGCAAGTTACTGctcaaatgtaaatgtaatgCCTTTCACTGCTAATTCCTATTAATTCAGATCTACTATGCATATGGCTACTCAGGACTGAATGCGCTAACACATCCCATTGTGGATGACGACATAAAGATTTCACTGATGCGTGCTGTTAAATGTTTCGAGCAAGCTGGTCTACACACTGAGAAGGTAAATCTatagcatttgctttgcatttgtttttattattactttcaTATCCTTGCAGCTTGATCTTAAATTCCTGAAGAATTCCATGGAAGTGTCTTTAGCTGGTCTGATTGATTTGAAGGGTTTTCCCAGCATTGTTACGCAGCAATCAGATCGTTTTCCAAAGATGCGTATGCTCATTGTGGAGATGTTCAATAGCATCATTGGTCACTCGCTTTTTACCAAGGAGGCGATGTTTGCGGAGCTAATGCATCGATTGCATGGCTTCATGTCTAACAGCAATAAGGAAAAGTATCTTCGGGAGGCCGCTGTAATTAAAGCACATCTGACTGTAAGGTATAAGCTAGGCTGTAAAGAAAATTAACCAACGCTATTCTTCATCTCAGGAACTTTTGGGTGATCGTGGTGTGCTGTTCATGCCCACATTCCACACCACCGCCTTGGCCTTTCACACTACGGCGCTGAACCTCACTGGCGTCGACAATCTCTTGCTCTTCAATGTGCTTGGATTTCCAGCTACACACGTGCCAATGGGCTTAAATTCACAAGGCATGCCTGTAGGATTTCAGGTTATAGCAGCGCCCTACCAAGATAGGCTTTGTCTTCAAATTGCTGCCGAATTGGAGGCCGTCTTTCATGGTTGGGTGCC encodes:
- the LOC108603330 gene encoding fatty-acid amide hydrolase 2-B, with translation MDFLLRLIGFLVTWIGMTVNRLLDIFMLARKSPDYPPITNPLLTKSVIELSAALRRGQLTSVKLVNAYIARVIEVNPSLNAVIEERYDAALKEAQHADELITRASTEYDRVALFTRYPLLGIPFTVKESCALKGLSFTVGSVLRKDMKAPMDGEVVALMREAGGIPLLVSATPEFCMSLETNTIVNGRCVNPYNLARTSAGSSGGEGALNGCGATTFGVGSDISGSIRLPAMFCGVFGHKPTGGLTSVKGHFPYSLTDPNFNYYLQLGPITRFARDMPLLLEIMAGDKKQQLRMSEQVPLKEIKIYYAYGYSGLNALTHPIVDDDIKISLMRAVKCFEQAGLHTEKLDLKFLKNSMEVSLAGLIDLKGFPSIVTQQSDRFPKMRMLIVEMFNSIIGHSLFTKEAMFAELMHRLHGFMSNSNKEKYLREAAVIKAHLTELLGDRGVLFMPTFHTTALAFHTTALNLTGVDNLLLFNVLGFPATHVPMGLNSQGMPVGFQVIAAPYQDRLCLQIAAELEAVFHGWVPPLKHQFND